A region from the Silene latifolia isolate original U9 population chromosome 7, ASM4854445v1, whole genome shotgun sequence genome encodes:
- the LOC141591639 gene encoding uncharacterized protein LOC141591639 encodes METLSRVRWLQFTSYPSFCKTKQCTTNFTSFSPKSSSTIVSVLKTPSSVSEQVEDEVLEEFIRDRRLNGDLVAKYSDIFFQRRAMSFSDVEADKLADSSPVREVETLVDEPDGGFLKLTQTQEWLLGETSAPTNRKLTNKEIQDDSEKRRQLSLLSYEALKSELLFLTLGVGAACTGYCLVAFSVQAAVSYASGVGFSVLYMKLLYQHVDKLPRESIPLIFRQRKPKKIGIRSEDLQDLIEKTLKGCGIALSSPRLVIPAAIYGLWILLNRNLATDLFDFQIVPAMFGLFAYKAAALIQVYRDNENLELEFPDDI; translated from the exons ATGGAGACATTATCTAGAGTGAGATGGCTACAATTTACAAGCTACCCTTCATTTTGTAAAACAAAACAGTGTACTACTAATTTCACTTCATTCTCTCCTAAATCATCTTCCACCATTGTTTCTGTTCTCAAAACCCCTTCTTCTG TAAGCGAGCAAGTGGAggatgaggttttagaagaattTATTCGGGATAGACGGTTAAATGGAGATCTTGTCGCAAAGTATTCTGATATCTTTTTTCAACGGAGGGCGATGAGCTTTAGTGATGTAGAAGCCGATAAGTTAGCTGACAGTTCTCCAGTAAGGGAGGTAGAG ACTTTAGTTGATGAGCCTGACGGCGGCTTTCTAAAGTTGACGCAAACTCAAGAGTGGTTGCTTGGTGAAACTTCTGCACCAACAAATAGGAAGCTGACCAATAAG GAAATCCAGGATGATAGCGAAAAGAGGAGACAACTCAGCTTACTTAGTTATGAAGCA CTTAAGAGCGAGCTGCTGTTTCTGACACTGGGAGTAGGAGCTGCATGTACCGGGTATTGCCTTGTAGCCTTCTCAGTCCAG GCAGCAGTAAGTTACGCTTCAGGAGTTGGATTCAG CGTCTTGTATATGAAGCTATTGTACCAGCACGTTGACAAACTTCCCAGGGAATCTATTCCACTGATATTCCGGCAAAGAAAGCCAAAAAA AATTGGAATCCGAAGTGAGGACTTGCAGGATTTGATAGAAAAAACACTGAAGGGTTGCGGAATTGCCCTTTCGTCTCCCAGACTTGTTATCCCTGCAGCCATATATGGATTGTGGATCCTTCTCAACCGGAACTTAGCTACTGATCTCTTCGATTTTCAG ATTGTGCCGGCGATGTTTGGACTGTTTGCATATAAAGCTGCTGCACTCATTCAGGTTTATAGAGACAATGAAAACTTGGAATTAGAGTTTCCAGATGATATTTAG
- the LOC141591638 gene encoding uncharacterized protein LOC141591638 has protein sequence MEIRGDCKLEMAIAAMLVLLFACVELGDAATAVDVYRLIQYDLAGVPFGSRLAAVNHHAGSSLSNSTSADLSRTFAILPLRDLDVSSVQDYINEKQPLGGLLFLLPQAFNSEKGESKGDIDPSEEEAIRNKLVQLERLLVHANIPYPVYFAFEGEDLMAVLADVKRTDATGQPATATTGGYKLLVSTSEARKVASPSITNIEGWLPGLKVDGDSNQIPTIAVVASYDTFGAVPALSVGSDSNGSGVVALLEIARLFSNLYSNPKTRGRYNLLFGLTSGGPYNYNGTQKWLRSLDQRQRESIDYAICLNSIGSWDYELWLHVSKPPENAYIKQISKGFSDVAEGLGVKVGLKHKKINISNSRVAWEHEQFSRVRVTAATLSGLSSAPEFLENFGGLSDSRHFVSESAVIKGVKLVAETLARHIYGLDGKNTEIFAEDSSLAVNPAYVSSWLSFLSQTPRVAPFLAKTDPLISALRKELAEHTVEVKAKHENLDGLFTFYDSTKATLNIYQVASVTFDLLLLLVVGSYLIVLFSFLVITTRGLDDLISLFRRPPSRKVKAA, from the exons ATGGAGATTCGAGGTGATTGCAAGCTAGAAATGGCGATCGCCGCCATGTTAGTCTTGCTATTTGcttgtgttgagcttggtgatGCCGCAACTGCTGTCGATGTTTATCGATTAATACAGTATGATCTTGCCGGAGTTCCGTTTGGATCTCGTTTGGCCGCCGTTAATCATCACGCTGGTTCTTCTCTTTCTAATTCTACCTCCGCCGATCTTTCTCGAACCTTTGCGATTCTTCCTCTTCGTGATCTTGATGTTTCGTCTGTTCAAG ATTATATTAATGAGAAACAGCCACTAGGTGGTTTGCTTTTTTTACTACCTCAAGCATTCAACTCCGAAAAAGGAGAAAGCAAAGGTGACATTGATCCCTCTGAGGAAGAAGCAATAAGAAACAAATTGGTGCAGTTGGAAAGGTTGCTAGTTCATGCAAACATACCT TATCCTGTCTACTTTGCCTTTGAAGGCGAGGATCTGATGGCTGTGCTAGCTGATGTTAAACGTACGGATGCTACTGGTCAGCCTGCTACTGCAACTACTGGCGG GTACAAGCTTCTAGTTTCAACATCAGAAGCTAGAAAGGTTGCTTCTCCAAGCATTACTAACATTGAG GGATGGTTGCCAGGACTGAAGGTGGATGGAGACTCAAATCAAATTCCTACAATTGCTGTAGTAGCATCATATGACACATTTGGGGCTGTACCA GCCTTGTCAGTGGGCAGTGATAGTAATGGAAGTGGTGTTGTGGCACTTCTCGAAATTGCTCGGCTATTTTCAAACTTGTATTCAAACCCTAAGACAAGAGGAAGATACAATTTACTTTTTGGGCTAACATCTGGTGGCCCTTACAATTACAATGGTACTCAGAAG TGGCTTCGGAGCTTGGATCAACGTCAGCGTGAGAGTATTGATTATGCTATTTGTCTGAATAGCATTGGTTCATGGGACTACGAATTGTGGCTTCATGTGTCAAAGCCTCCAGAAAATGCTTACATAAAGCAAATTTCGAAG GGTTTCTCTGACGTTGCGGAAGGACTGGGTGTTAAGGTCGGTCTGAAGCACAAGAAGATAAATATTTCAAATTCTAGA GTAGCCTGGGAACATGAACAATTTTCAAGAGTTAGAGTAACTGCTGCTACTCTCTCTGGACTCTCTTCTGCACCTGAATTTTTGGAAAATTTTGGAGGCCTCTCAGACAGCAG GCATTTTGTAAGTGAATCTGCTGTAATCAAAGGTGTCAAGTTAGTGGCTGAGACTCTTGCG AGACACATTTATGGGCTTGATGGGAAGAATACAGAGATATTTGCAGAAGACAGTAGCCTAGCAGTAAATCCAGCTTACGTATCTTCGTGGTTGAGCTTTCTGTCGCAGACGCCTCGAGTTGCTCCCTTTCTAGCAAAAACTGACCCACTTATTAGTGCGTTGAGAAAG GAATTGGCCGAGCATACAGTGGAGGTGAAAGCTAAACATGAAAACCTTGACGGGTTGTTCACCTTTTATGATTCAACAAAGGCCACTCTAAATATTTATCAG GTGGCAAGTGTTACTTTTGACCTGCTGTTGTTGCTCGTCGTGGGATCGTACTTGATAGTATTGTTTAGTTTTCTTGTCATCACAACCAGG GGTCTCGACGACCTCATCAGTTTGTTTCGAAGACCACCATCCCGCAAAGTAAAAGCTGCTTAA